From the Methanobacterium spitsbergense genome, one window contains:
- a CDS encoding metalloprotease: MVSFTAREVRDIIISMLVIAVIFAYLINGRNINENLILLIPSLLVAVGLGFVLHELAHKFVAVRYGFYAEFKMWLEGLIFALFTAFILGFVFVAPGAVYIHGEYISREQNGKISIAGPLVNIALALLFLVLTPFVTKNPTDIMGFIFGTIVVYGFIINSILAAFNLIPLGIFDGAKVLRWNPIIWGITFVVAIILAVKAYFGIY, translated from the coding sequence ATGGTCAGTTTCACAGCCCGTGAGGTTAGGGACATAATCATCTCAATGTTGGTTATTGCAGTCATATTCGCATACCTCATTAATGGTCGCAATATAAATGAGAATTTGATATTATTGATACCTTCATTACTCGTTGCAGTTGGATTGGGATTCGTGTTACACGAACTTGCTCACAAGTTTGTGGCAGTTAGATATGGATTTTATGCAGAATTTAAAATGTGGTTAGAAGGATTGATTTTTGCCTTATTCACGGCGTTTATATTAGGATTCGTTTTTGTGGCGCCTGGTGCTGTATATATTCATGGGGAGTACATTTCAAGAGAACAGAATGGTAAAATATCCATCGCCGGCCCGTTGGTAAATATTGCACTGGCACTGTTATTCCTGGTTTTAACACCATTTGTAACCAAAAATCCCACAGATATTATGGGATTCATATTTGGAACCATTGTTGTATACGGTTTCATAATAAACAGTATATTAGCAGCTTTCAACCTCATTCCATTGGGTATATTTGACGGTGCTAAGGTTTTAAGATGGAATCCAATTATATGGGGAATCACATTTGTTGTGGCTATAATTTTAGCTGTAAAAGCATATTTCGGTATTTATTAA
- a CDS encoding HIT family protein yields MACEYCGKGGYGKLILEKPNWKIFLAPSQRYMGTCVIAIKRHCSNLSELKDVEWIEFSKIVKEMESVLYNIFKPTLFNWSCFKNAAFRVENPHPEVHWHLIPRYELETEFNGIKFEDPDFGYIPQPIIREIPEEVMEKMVNDIRTYLK; encoded by the coding sequence ATGGCATGTGAATACTGTGGAAAAGGAGGATATGGTAAACTCATATTAGAAAAACCCAATTGGAAAATTTTTCTTGCCCCAAGTCAGAGGTATATGGGAACATGTGTAATTGCAATTAAAAGACATTGTAGTAATTTATCAGAACTTAAAGATGTTGAGTGGATTGAATTTTCCAAAATAGTCAAAGAAATGGAATCTGTTTTGTATAATATCTTCAAACCAACACTTTTCAATTGGAGCTGCTTCAAAAATGCAGCATTTAGGGTAGAAAATCCTCATCCAGAAGTTCACTGGCATTTGATTCCCAGATATGAGCTTGAAACTGAATTTAATGGTATTAAATTTGAAGATCCTGACTTTGGATATATTCCCCAACCGATAATAAGGGAAATTCCTGAGGAAGTTATGGAAAAAATGGTAAATGACATAAGAACCTATCTCAAATGA
- a CDS encoding class III signal peptide-containing protein, translating into MDIINEEAAQSSAELVLLFGGIIVIAIVAALFYKNYLSGLGNGITNTDLQNVNNKINDLSNKFS; encoded by the coding sequence ATGGATATTATAAATGAGGAAGCAGCACAAAGTTCAGCAGAACTAGTCTTGTTATTTGGGGGTATTATAGTAATTGCAATTGTGGCTGCTCTTTTCTATAAGAATTACTTGTCTGGTCTTGGAAATGGAATAACTAATACAGATCTCCAGAACGTAAACAACAAAATTAACGACCTCAGTAATAAATTCAGCTGA
- a CDS encoding type II secretion system F family protein, translating to MAIIPPALSPISRGLDNVIPERYVVLIQENLIRSGMYVKASDLLTLMLLGGLLFGVLGLILFIVIGINPIIGLVVGIVTPTAIVFGWLFFSMERRVDAIEQTTPDFLRQIASLLRAGVGIETALEDISKQGAGPLTDELKRAVIEIKIGSTFDDALLSMGERLKSKTLDRTFRMILEGKRVGGSLSDVIETVAEDLRSVLALKRERKANVMMSVMFLIISAIVAAPFALGMIMIYSNFIESLGKHNPLLDAATLSASGYIIIHSIIAGLLIGIVLYGSARKGVKFALVLVPVAYGIFYVIKTFGMLIIGF from the coding sequence ATGGCAATTATACCCCCGGCATTATCACCAATTTCAAGAGGCCTTGACAACGTTATACCCGAGAGATATGTTGTTTTAATACAGGAAAATCTCATAAGATCAGGAATGTATGTTAAAGCATCAGATCTTTTGACGTTGATGCTACTCGGAGGTTTATTATTTGGTGTTCTTGGACTGATTCTTTTCATTGTGATCGGAATTAATCCAATCATTGGATTAGTTGTGGGTATTGTAACACCAACTGCCATAGTTTTCGGTTGGTTATTCTTTTCAATGGAACGTAGAGTTGATGCCATTGAACAAACTACACCTGATTTTTTAAGACAAATTGCCTCCTTATTAAGGGCTGGTGTTGGTATTGAAACAGCATTAGAGGACATATCAAAACAAGGCGCAGGACCGCTGACTGATGAGCTTAAAAGAGCAGTTATTGAAATAAAAATTGGTAGTACATTCGATGACGCCCTTCTTTCAATGGGGGAAAGATTAAAATCAAAAACCCTTGATCGAACATTTAGGATGATTCTTGAAGGTAAAAGAGTCGGAGGAAGCCTATCAGATGTTATTGAAACAGTTGCAGAGGATTTAAGGTCAGTACTGGCTTTGAAACGTGAACGAAAAGCAAATGTTATGATGTCGGTTATGTTCTTGATTATATCAGCTATAGTAGCAGCACCATTTGCACTTGGTATGATAATGATATATTCTAATTTCATTGAATCCCTTGGTAAACATAATCCATTACTTGATGCAGCAACCCTATCTGCAAGTGGATATATTATTATTCACTCTATAATAGCAGGTCTTTTAATTGGTATTGTACTTTATGGTAGTGCAAGGAAGGGTGTGAAATTTGCACTTGTCCTTGTTCCTGTCGCTTATGGTATTTTCTACGTAATAAAAACCTTTGGAATGTTGATCATAGGATTTTAA
- a CDS encoding M24 family metallopeptidase: MNTKLKQVIESMHKENIDSMIVLKPENIRYLTGFRPSSSSILILKDNPVLLASKIDREDASGRSLVNLEVYKEFKDVKNYLEGKIGIENSMNVETYKKLTGDFELETTDIVEISRAVKSKWEVENIEKALQIAEKSLLELEFSGTEVELAAQLEYNMRINDSERASFETIVASGSRSSLPHGSPTKNEVEYPILIDWGAVYNNYSSDTTRTIIETEKQEEIFNIVLEAQQTAIKSIKPGVKSSEIDNIAREVITEYGYGDAFIHSTGHGVGLEIHEKPSLSKNDEGILEKDMVVTVEPGIYLEGEFGIRIEDMILIKNRATVLNKTKAKLSF; this comes from the coding sequence ATGAATACCAAATTGAAACAAGTTATTGAATCAATGCACAAAGAGAATATAGATTCCATGATAGTATTAAAACCGGAGAATATAAGATATTTAACCGGATTCAGACCTTCAAGTTCTTCGATCTTGATATTAAAGGATAATCCTGTTCTTCTGGCATCCAAAATTGATCGGGAAGATGCATCTGGAAGATCATTGGTTAATCTAGAAGTTTACAAAGAATTTAAGGATGTAAAGAATTATTTGGAAGGTAAAATTGGAATTGAAAATTCTATGAACGTTGAAACGTATAAAAAACTTACTGGAGATTTTGAACTTGAAACAACAGATATTGTAGAAATTTCAAGAGCTGTTAAATCTAAATGGGAAGTTGAAAATATTGAAAAAGCCCTTCAAATAGCTGAAAAATCATTATTGGAATTGGAATTTTCAGGTACTGAAGTGGAGTTAGCTGCTCAGCTTGAATATAATATGAGAATTAATGATTCTGAAAGAGCATCTTTTGAAACTATTGTGGCATCCGGATCCAGATCAAGCCTTCCACATGGTTCCCCAACAAAAAATGAAGTTGAATATCCAATATTAATAGATTGGGGTGCGGTTTACAATAATTATTCCTCAGATACAACTAGAACAATTATCGAAACAGAAAAACAGGAGGAAATATTTAACATAGTATTGGAAGCACAGCAAACTGCAATTAAATCCATAAAACCCGGAGTAAAATCTTCAGAGATAGATAATATTGCCAGAGAGGTTATAACAGAATATGGGTATGGTGATGCTTTTATCCATTCAACAGGTCATGGTGTGGGACTTGAAATTCATGAAAAACCTTCTTTATCAAAAAATGATGAAGGTATACTTGAAAAGGACATGGTGGTCACTGTTGAACCGGGTATTTATTTGGAAGGAGAATTTGGTATTCGAATAGAAGATATGATTCTAATAAAAAATCGTGCCACAGTTTTAAACAAAACTAAAGCAAAGTTAAGCTTTTAA